The DNA sequence ATTTTGGGTGTATGAGAAAAATGGAATTTATTCAGTTAAGAGTGCTTACCGAATGTTACAACAGGGTCTTTCTAATGATATGGGGCAGCACTCAAGGGAGAGTATGGATTCAGGTTTTTGGAGATGTTTGTGGCATCTGAAAATccctaaaaaaattaagatttttgcatggaggGCGTGTCATGAAAAACTACCAACTTTCcagaatttaaaacataaacatgtGCTTGAGAATGATATTTGTGTTATCTGTTCTAGTTGTGTTAAAGATGCTTCTCATGCCTTATTTTATTGCAGTGATGTGAGACAAGTGTGGTTGGATTATTGTCCTGAATTAGGTGAGATTGTTACTGATCTCTCTTTTTGGGATTTGGCAAACTTGGCTCGTGATAGAGATTCTCATGATGTGTTAGCCACTTTTTTGGTAGTTGCTTGGGGACTATGGAATAGGAGAAACAAGTTCATTTATGAGGATGCATCTCTAAATATTACTAATGCTGCATGTTAATAGTGCTTTGTCGTTACAGCAAGAGTATACTAAGGTGCAGGTATTTTCTGGGTTTAATAAAAGGATTAATCATGTTGTGTATTGGCATCCCCCTCCAATGGGTTGTTTGAAATTAATTGTTGATGGTGCTACATTTAGTGAATCTTTTTCTGCTGGGGTTGGGGTTATTTTGAGAGATCATAATGGGGATGTTGTAGTAGCTATTAGTAAGGTGGAAAAGGAGGTTTCTTTAGCTAAATTTATTGAAGTCATTGCTTTGTTAAGAGGCCTATAACTGTGTGCTCAATGGGGGGTACCGAAAATCTATTAGAATCTGATTCTTTGATTCTTGTCAACTTTTTGAATGAAGGTTCTGAGTGTCTAACggaatttgattttattttacaagATATTCGAAGGCTAATGCATGGGTTTGAAGAAATAAGACTTGAGCATGTTCATCGCTTGGGTAATGGTACTGCCCATCAATTGGCAAGATATATAAGGGAAGTTGAAGATATTGTTATGTGCTGGGATTCATGTCCTTCTTTTGTAAGTCAAGCCATTTGGCTTGATAAAAACTCTATTGTAAGGACTCTTTGATATGAATgaatgattaacttgttatcaaaaaaaaaaaaaattgaaaagaaaagttagATCTTGACAAGTGGGACAAGACGTcaatggttaaaaaataaaaaaaataaaaagttccaTTTTTTTGTGGGGAGAATGCATTTTTATTGGTGTGTTGATCCAGGTGGGACCAACACGTTTGTCTCTTATTTgcccttttttttcaaattttactacttataaataaaattacatattaatttatatattcatattaattttttatatttaaaatttaaattaatattatttttaataaaatttgctTTCCAACCAATTACGtttaattaatacatatattaatatacaattatgcttataattagatttttctttttcttttatatatatatgcacttgAATTTACTCCAATATGTAGACTGAATTAAAAGGATTTTTCTTCCACGAAGAATGAGAAAGGCATACAAGGATATATACATGTTGAGAAATGTTAAAGCTCGAattttagggatttttttttttaccgaattctttttatttatattttttatttttacttagtgattaagtaaaaatttttaagtgatgttgtgaattttttttttttaaattaagaatataaaaaaatcaaaattcataaaaaaaaataaatgaactaCTTAAGTGAGCTTTCGGTCGGTACCTTTTTTCGATACCTGTAGTACTGCTCATACATATAAAAATGTTGAAAGCATGACGTTATTGGGTAAGTGCTTGTTTGTGAATGAgattaaaagtttttaaaatatttttaatcattgaaagtttttttaaacaaaaaataatatgtttgataaatttataaaagtattttaatttttttaaaaagttaaaaatctactttttttagACAACAGTAAATTGAAACTTTCATCGAAAATCTCCTGCAGATAActatatgtttttaaaaaattaagacaactaactttaaaagtactttagatacatgtttattaaataataaccaatttttgaaatatagagcttattatttaagttataagttataaatcttaaaattataagttatatttttcaccGCAATTTTAAACTTGTACTAAGTTTAACATTTTTTGAAcgtatttgaataataattttatgaagttgttttataatagaaatagtttttaataatgtcaaataagtataataaatttttttattaatttgatgttttgaatagcaatgatacaagagaaaaatagactaaaaaatgataaagtttatgtactttattttaaaaattgtatttaaaaatgacttttgggtctatttttcatttaacatttttttaatttggataTTAGGCATAGTTTGGtttcacaaatttttaaaatcatctgattatatcattcaaatataaatatttttcaattttaaaattttagttttttaattttttcatctgatcattaCCAAGTTATTACAACTTATCAAACTTcagacaaaacataaaaaataattcaatcttttcaaaattcaatacaaaaaaaatattaaaaaattatattttaactctcttttaacattataattttttattcaactttttctctctcattttttaaactctATAAAAATCTTTTGGACTTtacattttatacattttacattttttttttttgttcagtaCCATCTACCATTCTTGAAAAACATGGCCAAATAAACCTCATAAAAAATGTGGATAATCCAAGTTAGCACAGATATAGACGAACTAAAACAACAATACCATAATAAATCTAATATCCTATcaattgattttataaaaaaatatgaaacattttcatcaacaagtaatattgtataatttaagtTCACTTCATTCTCGAAATTTCTATTAAACTATATTTATAAACTTGTATGAAATTTCTTTAGATTAGATGTATATATAATGcatgttggatttttttattcgatcatattttttttctttcatcttaTTCTAAAGTTTTTTGGTTCTTCTAATAATccattatttctattttttatttttttcttatattttttcattaatatatttttttcctaaattattgtataattaaatatatattttctacacTGGGCgaacgtccaagggacgttccCCCTACTACGTactgtgtgtgtatatatatatatatatatatgaacgaGTCTAATTAAAATGGAGGGGATAGGATCGTTGTCAcaacagctagctagctggaaGGCATGCACTTGATCAATAATAATTGGTCATGTTACCAGCCTGCCCTCTAGAAATTAGGCAGATTAATGCAAAAtcaacattaattatatatgaattttcCTTCTACGACAAATTAAGTGATGGATGAAAAGatcaataataacattaaattaaagaatataagaTCAAAGCTAGATCATAGATCAGCAAATTAGATATAATATCCAAGTAAAAAATGTACGTACGTATTTTTTAGCTTTCGATCATCGGATTTTCAGTATTTTTAATGGAACCAtgaataatatatagtagtagtcGGTGATCGGGTAGAAGAACAAAAACCAGCCGAGAGATGTACATCTAGACCAGATCATAGATCCAGAtctagagagaaagagagataatAAAAAGATATCATACACAATaacttgatgatcatgatcagccAGCTACTTAATTACATGATCTCATGATACTGCACAGGGCAAGTATTCCAGCTATCAGcttaacataatatatatataagaacggCAGAAACGTCCCTGTTTGGTGTAAGTTTCTTGGCTAGACAGTTCAAGGAGTATTATTATTCGTGACTCAATTATTCAATCTTAGATTACGTGTGTTCGTTCGCGTACGTTGACGTGATACCATATAATTTGCATGCACATACATATACAGATCATGCATGGCTCGTCGTTTCATAAGACATGtccttttcttaatttttctttcttacgAGCGTGATATCACGTACTCGTTCGCCTTGATGAAAATAACAAATGGCCTACctcttctaaatatatatatatatataccattttTAGGATGATCAGTAATATTAATGTGCATGGTACTACTGGATTCAACGTACGCACGTTCGTATACAAACGAGTACGCTTTTAAAGGAAAACagaatatatatgttaatttcgACGTGCTCGGTATTAACAATGATATACTGAATATTAATTAGATTTAGTGATGCATGCAAAATAGCAATGAGATCGATACATTATATAGAATTGATCCTTTCAGGACTTGACCACATGATTCCGCGCGCGCTAATTACATTGCTTATATATAATGGAAGAAAATTACAGTACTGGTTCTTCGTACTTATGGATCACAGAGGATCTCGTACGTACGTTTCAGACCCTTATTGCTGATAAGGACTCTTGTTCATCAATTATAAAACatgcaacaaacaaaaaattacaatgCTGAAAACTTGATCTATACCATGCATACATAAAATCCAAGGAAAGTGATTATTCGTGTAACAATTCAAACTGATTCAGGGGTTTGATTGAGATTTAATAGCCCTTTGGCGGTGGTGGTGATTTGTAATAATATGGGATTGGGGAAGCCTTGGATGTTGGAGGAGGTGATTTACGGAGGTATGGTGGAATATGTGGCCAGTGAGATGCCGGAGGAGGAGACTTGGATGGTGGATAAGGTGACTTATGGAAGTATGGAGGATGTGGCCAGTGGGTTGGAGGCTGTGGAGGAGACTTGTAGTAGTATGGAGGATGTGGGAATCGAGATGGAGGTGGAGATGATTTGTACATATACGGAGGTGGAGGTGAtggagatggtggtggtggtgactTATAGATGTAAGGAGGTGGAGGAGACGGTGAGGGTGGTGGTGGAGATTTATAGATATAAGGGGGAGGAGGTGATGGTGAGGGAGGTGGAGGTGACTTGTAAACATATGGAGGAGGGGATGATGGAGATGGTGGGGGAGGCGATTTGTAAATGTAAGGTGGTGGAGGAGACGATGAGGGTGGTGGTGGAGATTTATAGACATATGGAGGAGGAGGTGATGGTGATGGTGGTGGTAGTGATTTATAAATGTAAGGAGGTGGAGGACACGGTGAGGGTGGTGGTGGAGATTTATAGACGTAGGGTGGAGGTGGTGATGGTGAGGGAGGGGGAGGTGACTTATAAACATAAGGAGGAGGAGGCGATGGAGATGGTGGAGGAGGGGACTTGTAAATGTAAGGAGGAGGGGGTGATGGAGAAGGTGGCGGTGGTGATTTGTAAACATAAGGAGGAGGTGGCGATGCCGATGGTGGGGGAGGTGATTTGTAAATGTATGGTGGTGGAGGAGATGgtgaaggaggaggaggtgacTTATAGACATAAGTTGGTGGGGGtgatggagatggaggtggTGGTGATTTATAGACATACAGGTGTGGAGGAGAGGGAGATGGGGGAGGTGGAGACTTGTAAACGTATGGAGGAGGGGGTGATGGAGATGgcggtgggggtgggggtgatTTATAGACATAAGGAGGAGGCGGTGATGGAGAAGGTGGTGGGGGAGGAGGCGACTTGTAGTAATACGGTGGATGGCCTCCATACTTTGGTGGCAATGGTGGTAAGTGTTTATGATATGGTGGCGGTGGAGAAGCATAAATGTAAGGCTCATGAGTGGCAGCAACAATAGTAGCTATGATGCAAAAAACCAGAGCAAAAAGTAGTGGAGGCCAATGCCCTGGGTGGTGGCTTGAGGTACCCATTGCACTAGCAATTGATCACCTCTAATGCTGAAAGATGTGTTCGGAGACGTCTTGCATTGTACCAAAGAATGCTAACCCCTTTATATAGTAAACTCTACAATCATTGTTGAAAACAATATATTTGTTTACTCCCCCAAAACAGGCTGTATTTATgctttaaatattaatatatatcccAAATCTCACAATAATTGGAAAACTTCAACGAGTCAATATCTTAATTTATATAGTTGTGTCCATATGACATGATCGATCTTGTGTGTAAAGATCTCAAAGTCAATAGAAGAGTAGGTGGGTGCTGTATGGCTGGAAAAATTGCCTTTCTTTTttggtaattaatatatatataatttagaatTTAGAAGCACGTTCTATATCCAAAACTGATAAAACtctatgatgatgatgaggggAAACGGCACAAAAGTCAAACTATGATCGAGCTAGCTAGCAATAAAGAGGCAAGGGTTTGGAAGCTGCCAGCAATGttccaatatatttttgtcttttcttttatttttcatcatcttGATCGCCAAATGTCGGTTCCATTATACGACTACAGCGATTTGGCATTTCGATCATTAAACTGATCaacttgtgtatatatatagatatatatatatatataatatgcgcGTGTTAGGTAGCATTTTTTGTAcgtgaatatataaattttcctTCTTCCAAGCGTCGGtgcaatatttatataattttttttgtggaaTTAATACAATCGtctaaatagattttataaaaataaatttataaattaaaaaatttatctttttcttagGACTTGTTTGAAAAGTAAGatgatctcatcttatttcatttcaaaatatttcataatcTTATTTATCgatatcattcaaatacaaacattttttaaatttaaatatttgatttttttatttaattattatctaattaatacaactttccaaacttccaaacaaaatataaaaacaaatgtaatttttttaaatttcaaaacaaaaagcatattctattaataatattttaattttataatatttttattcaattttttctctttcatttctcaaaatatgataaaacatcttaatttaaaatatattactagtattcacaaactatttactattattcacagattctcatcttattttattatccaAATATGCCTCTAATTTTCCTTCATGAAGGAGGGCATGCATGCAGAACTCTTTCCATTTACTTTGTACCGCCACCTTGTCCATAGGCTttattcatgtatttaatttggTTGTTAATTCTCATGTTCGATTTATACGCACTCCTCCATGTCAACTCTCATTTAGCAATCTACTAAGTATAAAGTGAAGCCAATGCAAAATGATACCGGCACACGAGCCTCACGCATGGACTTCACCCCTCGTCGGACCTTAAAGTCTTTTGTGACTCGCTCTCTCTGCACTGGTGAAATC is a window from the Carya illinoinensis cultivar Pawnee chromosome 14, C.illinoinensisPawnee_v1, whole genome shotgun sequence genome containing:
- the LOC122293949 gene encoding extensin-2-like isoform X2; this translates as MGTSSHHPGHWPPLLFALVFCIIATIVAATHEPYIYASPPPPYHKHLPPLPPKYGGHPPYYYKSPPPPPPSPSPPPPYVYKSPPPPPPSPSPPPPYVYKSPPPPSPSPPHLYVYKSPPPPSPSPPPTYVYKSPPPPSPSPPPPYIYKSPPPPSASPPPPYVYKSPPPPSPSPPPPYIYKSPPPPSPSPPPPYVYKSPPPPSPSPPPPYVYKSPPPPSPCPPPPYIYKSLPPPSPSPPPPYVYKSPPPPSSSPPPPYIYKSPPPPSPSSPPPYVYKSPPPPSPSPPPPYIYKSPPPPSPSPPPPYIYKSPPPPSPSPPPPYMYKSSPPPSRFPHPPYFHKSPYPPSKSPPPASHWPHIPPYLRKSPPPTSKASPIPYYYKSPPPPKGY
- the LOC122293949 gene encoding extensin-2-like isoform X1, with product MGTSSHHPGHWPPLLFALVFCIIATIVAATHEPYIYASPPPPYHKHLPPLPPKYGGHPPYYYKSPPPPPPSPSPPPPYVYKSPPPPPPSPSPPPPYVYKSPPPPSPSPPHLYVYKSPPPPSPSPPPTYVYKSPPPPSPSPPPPYIYKSPPPPSASPPPPYVYKSPPPPSPSPPPPYIYKSPPPPSPSPPPPYVYKSPPPPSPSPPPPYVYKSPPPPSPCPPPPYIYKSLPPPSPSPPPPYVYKSPPPPSSSPPPPYIYKSPPPPSPSSPPPYVYKSPPPPSPSPPPPYIYKSPPPPSPSPPPPYIYKSPPPPSPSPPPPYMYKSSPPPSRFPHPPYYYKSPPQPPTHWPHPPYFHKSPYPPSKSPPPASHWPHIPPYLRKSPPPTSKASPIPYYYKSPPPPKGY